Below is a window of Yimella sp. cx-51 DNA.
CGGATCAGCCGGGAAACCGGTTGTCGCACAAGGGAAACAGGGATGGAAAACATGAGTATCAACACAGTGGGCGCCGGATTGCGCAGACGCATGCAGACGGTCGCCGGCAATGACCGGGAAGCCGGGATGGCCACGAGTGAATATGCCGTAGGAATTCTCGCGG
It encodes the following:
- a CDS encoding DUF4244 domain-containing protein codes for the protein MSINTVGAGLRRRMQTVAGNDREAGMATSEYAVGILAAVSFAVVLIAIVKSAAVKSALTGIITSALSVAG